The genomic interval TATTGACACGTGTGACGTCAATCTTCTTACCTTAAGTGTGTTTGTAAGGCCTCACCTTGCGCTTTTTTTggtcaatatttaattaaatatgtcgCGTCGTACCTAATTGTAAAAGAAATCAGCATGCGGTAAAATGTCACATTATCAGACCATAGAATTAACTTACCTATAGAGGTAATTCTTTAGCTCTGGTATCAGCCACCAAATTCTCCCATCACATACTTTTATAACAAGCACAAATGCACTATGATTTTTGGCTATAGATTTGATTTACCTATGGGAGCTTATCTCCACTTTATCAGCCCGTGTGAGTCTATAATTAGGATCAGGCATGATGTCAATGCTAAGAGCAAATAAAGTGCTCTcagtgttttaattttcaatgaaaatcgTGTAACTTTGGTAAGGGTTAGTTCTCACATTCATAAATAGGAGACAAACCCCATCGAAATGgtaattttccaattattagTTACTAATTTTGTCCCAAAGCCGCTTCGTCAATCCCGTGTATGAAACGCTAAATCATCCTGCATAAGACAAAGACCTAATGGTCTTTCCTTGTAGGCAGCAGTTCTGGACACGAAGCCTCCACCATAAAGTCCACTCATCCATCACCTCCCCATACTGATTCCTGCGACGTTCCGGAGACAGCATCAAGTTTCTTCGACGCTGACAATGACCAATTGGACCCGTTACAAGAGGAAGACGATGACGACAATGCTTCCACAGTGAGCCACCTCAGCGAATTGAGTGGTATTTCAAACTTAAGTGGTCAGGACTGGAAACCAATGGCAGGGAGTGTGGTGTGGATACAACAGCAGATGCAGAAGGGGATCAATCCTAGGATAATCTTGACCGAATTAGGCAAGTTCTAGTTTTTGCGACCAAAGTTTGGTTGGTAATGActgttcgttttttttttttttaggagtAGACTTGGAACAGATTCCTCCCTATGTTGATGACCTGACCCTGtggaaaattatcataaacATCTTGGCGGAGCCACCCAAAAGAAACAAGCTAAGGCACGTTAATACTCTGGATGACGTAGTACGGTTGCTGAGGGGAGCCCAGAAGGTGATAGTGCTCACTGGGGCTGGCGTTTCGGTCTCTTGTGGGATTCCCGATTTTCGCTCACGAGATGGCATTTACTCCCGCTTAGCTGTGGAGTTTCCAGACCTGCCAAACCCCCAAGCGATGTTCGATATAAATTACTTCACGCAAGATCCCAGACCTTTTTTCAAGTTTGCCAAAGATATTTATCCaggaaaattcaaaccaaGCCCTTGTCACCGCTTTATAAAGCTGCTAGAGAAGCAGCAGAAACTGCTGCGAAACTACACTCAGAACATCGACACATTAGAAAAAGAGGCGGATATTGAGAGGGTGATTGAGTGTCACGGCTCCTTCGCCACAGCAACATGCACCAAGTGCGAGCATAAAGTCAGTGCTGATAAAATTCGGGAACTGGTGCTCTCACAGAAAATCCCCTTGTGCGAAGTGTGTCACGGAGAGCGAAGCTCCATCGCTACCGACGACTTTGGGAGTGAAGCTATGCAGTACAAGGACTTAGTGCTGTCGGGAATAATGAAGCCGGATATAGTGTTCTTCGGAGAGGGTTTGCCCGACACCTTCCACGAAGCCATGGCGGCGGACAAGTCAGAATGTGACCTTTTGGTGGTTATTGGGAGCTCGTTGAAGGTACGCCCAGTGGCTCTCATTCCGAGTTCGCTCTCGGCTCACGTGCCCCAGATTCTGATCAACAGGGAACCACTGTCGCATTGCCATTTCGATGTGGAGCTGTTGGGCGATTGCGATGTCATCATTAATCACCTCTGCAAGCTGTAAGTACCTTTTACTTCGCGCTCTTGtcacttgtaaaaaaaaaaaattccagtttGGGCTCGAATTGGGAAGAAGCGATTTACACCTCCCAAGAACTCACCGAAACCTCAGAACTCCTCCCTTGTGCCGAACCCGAACCGTTCGATATCAGTAAATGGCGGGACAATTCCAATTCCCTCATAGGGTTAGGCTGCACGGAAGAAGCCGTCACTATCTCCGATATGGAGCAGATTCACACTTGCACCTGCGAATCAAAGGTGGTAAGCACTCCTGGATCATCGCGGCATGAATGTACGTGTATAGCGGAGAGCAAATCCCACAAAGAGAGGCACATCAGCATAGACTCGGCCCGAGACTCTGGCATTGGGGACAACTCGAATTTTACAGACCCCGAGACAGAGAACAGCAAAGAAGCGCAAAGCAGCAACACTTTCAGCATCGAATCTGCCTCGGGCAGTTTGCAAAGGTCAGCGCAACGAGGACAGAACATGAGGAAGCAGTCCTCAGATAGCGGCTTCGAAAGGAAAAGGGAGACGATGAAGGGGTTCTGGCAGCCGAAAGTGAAGAGGAGTTTAGCACAAAGGTTGCCCCCGAACACTTTCCATCTGCTGCCGCCGAGTCGGTACGTTTTTCCAGGGGCCGAGGTGTACTACGACCCAGAGGAAAAGTCTTCGTGCCTGGACGAGAACAGTAGTTCGGACGATGGTATGTCCGAGTGTTGTTAGATTCTAAAGGACTTAGGCTtaattgttgttgttatttcttttgtacaatattaaattttttactttggaGGATGGTTCCTGGGGTGCGCTGCTTGAGGGTGAGTGATGTACAGTCAGTATTAGGTATTGTGACGgtgtgatttttcttttttttttttgtaatcaGGGTTTGATCCTgtcggaaatattttttcctttgttgaAACTTTGATATGGAGGTCTGACACGCAGTGTCAGACCAACTGCCTCTGCCTTGTCTTCGCCGCTGTGTATCTCGCAGAGCGGCGGCGCAATGGTCTTCTATCTCTCTTCCACGCAGTGAGGTGTATTCCTTCCAATTCTCACACGACCAATAGCGAGCAAGCTCAGTTATACTTCCACCTATTTTCTGCGGTGTTATTGGTATAGAGTTAACCAAAGAAACTCAAGTTTTTCTATTGCTAAGTAGCTAGTTGCTTTGGacaattaaatgttttcagaCACTTTGTCCTGAATTGTGCGTTTTACTACGTTTTCCTGCAGGATCTATGACCGGTGTTCCCTCGACGGGTCTTTCTTTTCTGAGTAAATGGTGTGGGTGAATGGACGTTAAGAAAATGAGATTTTTCCGTAAGTTTAGGTACGTTAAGAATCCAAACCACACGTAATTGACTTAAcaagtttggaatttaagATGATCTCTATTTATACTGTGTAATTTTTACGTAAtatgttatatttattattatacgtGCTACAGTGAAATTGGTCAATTTCCAAAGAATTAGCTCGAAGTAACTGTAGTCTATTTCACTGATAGACACGATCAATCAAACACGCGTGCGCACAGTCACAGTAAAATTATTGAACGCTCATATGCACtcttaaaatgtaataaaagacaatatgtgagtttgttgccaaaataatttaataaattaaacgcCGAAATATATGAGAATGTCAACAAATCgcaaacaacaataaataacGATTATCGACGTGTGTTGGTTACAACTCTGTATAACGTTACCTGCAGTTGTCGACCAATCAAGGCCCGGTCACGTGGGGGATGACGTGTCGATTGTTATTTTGATCGTGTCTAACTTGAAGATAAATGGACTATTAGTGCCCTCTTCCTCCCTATTTTCTTACTTAAAAAGGTGTGCAATATGAGTAATATCACGACAGAGAAATTGCTTCCTAACTGTTTTTCCGTACTACATGACCCGTTTTAGCCACTCAGCCTTTGTTTTATACTCCCAACATATGATAACATAATGATGTTAATAAAGATGTCAAttattaaacgtttttaaGGTATAgtaaataacatattttcctATACTGTGAAGTGGTTTTGCGCGCATCGCTCGGATCCTCTGGATCGAGCGATGTTTGCGAAGAAACGCCGAGTTTTCCATGTGAATATTACGCTGTATTGTCTTATGATAGTTAACTTACTCCGTATATAGGATATCTTATAGTTTGTAGTGGAACACGttcttgttatttattttctaaggtGATCATATCACGTTTTGTTTTTGCCTTTCGGCAAGAATTGGTCCGGAAACGTTGCATTTAGGTATCTCTTCATTCGtcggaaacatttttttctgttggATCGCATTATTCCTGTctcgttatttatttttcgtcatGCGAAATTCCCAAATTAATCGATATTACGATAGAGTAGATGATTTCATTAtagagttttattttttattaatatggtttttctatttaatttatatttgtgtGTACATAATTCAAGTTTACGGtattaaagcaataaaattattggttcttctttaaaaatatgtgtttgtttCTCCGGTAAACCTCGATAGCAGTTAGCGGCGTAGGAAATAAATCCCCACTCGAACTGCGTTGCGGGCacaattatgcaaattttaagTGGAATTTATTTGTGGGAAAGCGGCTCTTTAATAATTGCTTCGTTGTTATAAGAAATTAAGTTAACATGCCTCATATGCTGATAAGTTACAGACGaatttttccttgatttttcttattcattatcgaaaaactaataaaatggCGGCTATCGATGCGTAATCTCGATGACTCATCATCAAACCTATGACGTATGAGATGAACGAGGTTTTACAAACCTTGCGTCCTATGCCGTAGACAACCATTTTCCCTCTAATTGTCATTGAATTTAAAAGAGCAATGTAGACTCTTCTTGAAAGCGATGAAAATCATTAGTATTCGTAGAGAATTCTAAGTTTGGATTAAAAATGCCAATAATTGCAAGCTGAAGAAACAAACAATCAACTCATCCGAGCGTATCTGTTATTTGCCAACACGGTAATTATCGCCATTATGGTTTGGCCTTAACAAGTGCCATTTTTCTATTCTCTGAACAATATTTAAGAACCAGTTAACCTTGTGAAATGCGCTTGAACTTATAAAAACGGCTGTATCAACTAGAAATAAGCTTAGTTCATGCTTGAAGTTGAAAACGGCTTCgagaaaatttcgattctttaAGGTTCGCAAACGAAAAGCCGCCGACCGCGGACAATGACCCGTgcctttttaacttttttgctgACGTCAGGATGGGCTATGTGTCTGGTAAAGAGCGAAAATGGTTTAGCCAAAGACATGAAATTCAAGCTGCACAGTGGAGAGTTGATGCCAATGGTGGGATGTGAGTATATAGTGCTAATGTTTTTAGTCAGCGTCTCTTTTAGGACTATTAATCgacgattaatttttttttccaatcagGAGTTATTATTGTCCCTCCAGGACGATAGTTTAAGGTTAACTCGTGTCAATTATGTCGATTTTGATTCCTTTGTTTAcggaatttttgataatttttaaatttacacctAATTTCACGCTTCTAAATCAAATCCTTGAACTTGGTATATTCTTACCTAACTAAACGATTTCAGTTGGCACTTACCAAATTCGAGGTACTGAGTTAATAAGGAGTGTCCTGGATTATGCCCTCGGAGCAGGATATCGTCTCATTGGTAAGACCTTTGCACTAGTCTTTTTCTTCAACTTACCTTGAAACCTATCAGACACAGCCAAGGTCTATAAGAACGAGGAAGACATAGGTAAAGCCCTAAAAGAGT from Euwallacea fornicatus isolate EFF26 chromosome 17, ASM4011564v1, whole genome shotgun sequence carries:
- the Sirt1 gene encoding NAD-dependent protein deacetylase sirtuin-1, with translation MDSNPDVQDYESCAKRLKIDHGESDDGDLCKNQGLSRIIASNKGSADTVEGSSSGHEASTIKSTHPSPPHTDSCDVPETASSFFDADNDQLDPLQEEDDDDNASTVSHLSELSGISNLSGQDWKPMAGSVVWIQQQMQKGINPRIILTELGVDLEQIPPYVDDLTLWKIIINILAEPPKRNKLRHVNTLDDVVRLLRGAQKVIVLTGAGVSVSCGIPDFRSRDGIYSRLAVEFPDLPNPQAMFDINYFTQDPRPFFKFAKDIYPGKFKPSPCHRFIKLLEKQQKLLRNYTQNIDTLEKEADIERVIECHGSFATATCTKCEHKVSADKIRELVLSQKIPLCEVCHGERSSIATDDFGSEAMQYKDLVLSGIMKPDIVFFGEGLPDTFHEAMAADKSECDLLVVIGSSLKVRPVALIPSSLSAHVPQILINREPLSHCHFDVELLGDCDVIINHLCKLLGSNWEEAIYTSQELTETSELLPCAEPEPFDISKWRDNSNSLIGLGCTEEAVTISDMEQIHTCTCESKVVSTPGSSRHECTCIAESKSHKERHISIDSARDSGIGDNSNFTDPETENSKEAQSSNTFSIESASGSLQRSAQRGQNMRKQSSDSGFERKRETMKGFWQPKVKRSLAQRLPPNTFHLLPPSRYVFPGAEVYYDPEEKSSCLDENSSSDDGMSECC